The stretch of DNA TACACCGTGTCCACCTGTTGGGTTCAGTATCCTAAAGGCTGGTTTGAATAAGTCAGTACTCTTGTCAGTTTATAGCTCACAAAATTCACGAGAAGGTCAAGTTTGCCACAACTTACATGGTACGTTCTTGCATCATGGACATCTATATTAATTATTTCTTGTTTGGCACAGCCTTTACTTGTTAAATGAACTACAAGATAAATTATGTCATGCTTAACGTTACTAGGTTTTATACTTCTCAGATGCGTTCATGGTGGCAAGAGCTCTTTGTCGCTGACAAATAAGAAAAATGTTTTAGGTGCAGGGCTAATGTTTGTGCCGAAAAGAGTGCATGGGGAGAGGACCAATGCAGGATTAGTTCGCTTCCTTGATCTTTTGTAAACTGTTTCACAGTGTGCCTTTTTCGTAAAGGGATactacaaatttatatttaattgTTTAGTAGAAAATTTGAACCTTGAGTACTTGGATGACTCCAGATGTCCACTCTATTGTTTGACATGAGTTATTGACTGAATATATGTTTACTATGCCAACCCTCTATTTTGTATTTTGCAGAAAAAAAGATTGCGTCATATCTCAGTAAAATCGGCCAGAAATTTCTCTCTATGTATCGCTCATACGGAACTTATGTGGCTTTCCTCACAATTCTGTTGACTCTATACTTGGTGACTCCCAATTATATATCATTTGGTTACCTTTGGTTCCTTCTACTTTGGATAATCGGAAGGCAGCTTGTCGAGAAGACGAAGAGACGACTTTGGTTTCCATTAAAAGTATATGCTGCTGTGGTGTTTATCTTCACCTATAGCCTGAGTATTTCTCCACTCTTTGCGCGCTTGGTTTCAAAGTTTGTTAAACTATATCCTGATCTTGGATTTGATCCTGAAGCCTCTTTGTTGGTAAATGTTTGGCAATCATTGTCTATTCTAGTAGTGATGCAACTTTACAGTTATGAAAGAAGGCAGAACAGTGACAAGAACTTCAGTGTTTCTGATGCTTCTGTATCTGGGCTTCTAGGGTTCCTTAGAAGGTTGCTAATTTGGCACAGTGAGAAGATACTATCAGTTAGTGTGTTCTATGCTTGCCTATCATCAATCAGTCTATCTGGCCTAGTTTATCTGTTAGGTCTCATTGTCTTTTCCACCTTACCGAAAGTTTCTCGAATTCCTTCGAAGGTCTACCTAGTCTACACTGGTTTACTTGCTGTATCTGAATACCTCTTCCAAATGATATGCAAACCTGCTCAAATGTGTCCTGGTCAGCGCTTGTATGGATTTGCTGCATTTCTTGGTTTGAAACATTACGATTCTGGGCTTTGGGGTGTTGAATATGGGCTTAGAGGAAAAGTTCTGGTGATTGTGGCTTGCACCATTCAATATAATGTGTTCCACTGGCTGGACTTAATGCCAGCATCTCTAGTACATGAGGGTAAATGGGAAGAGCCTTGTCAGCTGTTTATCTCTTCCGATCAATCTGCTAGTCTTTTGAACAACAGGGAGGAGATACATTCCTCAAATAGGTTTGCCTTGTTGTTTTCTAAAGTCCAAGGTCTTGTGGGTAGCAGCTTATCTTCATCCCTTAGTTCAGGCAACACCTATCAGACCTCAGAAGCTGTCCAGAATGTGACCAAAGGTCTGGACGAGGACAAAAGGTACTCATTTGCAAAGATGTGGGGAATGTCAAAAGAAAGCCACAAGTGGGATAAGCAAAGGATCGTCTCTCTGAAAAGAGAAAGATTTGACACCCAGAAGTCGACATTTAAGAGCTACATAATATTCTGGATGGAGAATCTTTTTAAATTGCGAGGTCTGGAAATTAACATGATTGTGTTACTATTGGCAAGCTTTACATTGTTAAATGTTGTATCAATGTTTTATATCATGTGCCTCGTGGCATGTATTCTTATGAACAGAGATCTAATCCAGAAACTGTGGCCCCTTTTCGTGTCTCTCTTTGCTACTGTCTTAGTACTCGAGTATTTTGCCCTTTGGAAAGATGGAATGCTCTGGTTACAGGGTGTCAATGATATTGAAATGCGTTGCCACGGATGCTGGAAAAATTCGCAGATTTTCTTTGATTATTGCTCGAAATGCTGGCTAGGCATGTCCTTCCTGTCATATCTTGAACTTATGCAATCCAATGTTATATTACTATTCAGCTTAAAACAGATAATTTATGAAATGTATGTACATTTATTTGATGCAGGGTTAATAGCTGATGATCCTCGAATGTTGGTTAGCTACTATGTTGTGTTCATTTTTTCGTCATTCAAGCTACGCTCTGACCACTTCTCTGGTTTCTCGGACTCGGATACATACCGTCAGATGCGATCCCAAAGGAAAAATGCGTTTGTTTGGAGGGACCTCTCATTGGAAACAAAAAGCTTCTGGACCTTTCTTGATTATGTGCGGCTTTATGCTTACTGCCATTTATTAGATATAGTTTTGGCACTAATTGCTATTACTGGTACTCTGGAGTATGATTTTTTACACCTCGGTTATCTCGGGTTTGCTCTGGTTTTCTTCCGAATGAGACTTGAAATActgaagaagaagaataagattTTCAAGTATCTACGGATGTATAATTTCGCTGTTATAGTTTTGTCACTTGCATATCAATCTCCTTATGTTGGGCAGTTTAGCTCTGGCAAGTGTGATCAAATAGATTACCTCTATGAAATTATTGGATTCTACAAGTATGATTATGGTTTTAAGATAACATCACGGTCAGCTTTTGTTGAGATAGTGATCTTCTTATTGGTGGCAGTGCAATCATACATCTTTAGTTCTGGTGAGTTTGATTATGTATCAAGATACCTTGAAGCAGAGCAAATCGGTGCAATGGTCCGTGAACAGGAGAAGAAGGCTTTAAAGAAAACCGAACAGCTGCAGCATCTTCGCAGGTCTGAGGAGCAAAAACGTCAACGCAACATGCAAGTAGAAAGGATGAAATCTGAGATGTACAATTTACAAAGTCAACTAAATACAATGAATTCCTTCACCCCAATCAATAATGCTTCCTGCAATGAAGGCTTACGGCGCAGGAGGACTACTAGGTTGTACAGTGATATTGATGCTCCATTGCTAGATAATGAGATTGGTTCACCAGCTGCAGCATCTCAGTCATTTGAATTCTCTGTAGCAGATACAAAGAGAAACATACCAGATTTATTGTTCCCAAGCTCGTCTGATGCTCCGCGGTCACCAATCAGGGGGAGGAGTGAAGAATTTATGCTGGCTGATAATGCTAAAAATTCTGTGGGCTCAACATCTGAGATTATTGAGCTTGATGAGTGTGATATCAAATTGCATCCTAACTTACTaaaagaggagaaggaaagaagaCAACCCAAGGAAAACCCACTTAAATCTGCTGTGCAGTTAATTGGTGATGGTGTTTCCCAAGTTCAGTCATTTGGAAACCAGGCAGTTACAAACATTGTGAGCTTCTTGAACATTGATCCAGAAGAATCACTCTCCAATGAGCATCCCACAGAAGGTAGCTTTTATGATGTAGTAGAAAACCAGAGGGGAACACAAGATGGCCAGTTTCTGAGGACACATTCAGATAGCTTGGGAACTGCAGCAGAATCCTCAGCAAGTATGCCAGTTGGTGTTATCTTTCGGTATATATGGTATCAGATGCGAAGTAATTATGATTATGTTTGCTATTGCTGTTTTATCCTGGTATTTCTGTGGAATTTTAGTTTGCTCTCCATGGTCTACCTTGGAGCGCTTTTCTTATATGCTCTTTGTGTAAACTATGGGCCAAGTTACTTGTTTTGGGTCATTGTTCTGATCTACACTGAGCTCAACATTCTATCACAGTATATATATCAGATTATTATCCAACACTGTGGTTTGAATATACATTTGCCTCTTCTCCAGAGATTAGGTTTCCCTGATGATAAAATAAAAGCATCCTTTGTTGTCAGCATATTGCCTTTGTTTTTGGTATATATATCTACTCTCCTGCAGAGCTCAATCACAGCCAAAGATGGTGAATGGGTCCCTGTAACAGAATTCAGTTTCCTTAGTGCAAGAAATAACATTGAAGAGAAATTTTGTATACCATACAACTGGAAAGATAGGGTAAAAAGTTTGCACATGCCTTTAATGAATCTTATAAGGATGTTTGGGAGGGGCTTATCTAGATATTGGCTATCACTAACACAGGGTGCAGAATCTCCTCCCTTTTTTGTGCAAGTTACAATGGAAGTAAAACATTGGCCAGAAGATGGAATCCAACCAGAGAGGATAGAGTCAGCAATAAATAAGGTACTTGTGACAGCCCATGAAGAAAGATGTCAATCTAATTCGCCTTCATCATGCCATTCTTCTAGTCGAGTTCGGATTCAAAGTATTGAACGGAGCAAAGAAAATCCTAGTATGGCTCTTGCTGTGCTAGAAGTTGTTTATGCTGCTCCTACAGAATGCCAGTCAGCAGGATGGTTCAAATCACTTACTCCAGCAGCTGATGTAGAAAGGGAAATTCATGACTCACAAAAGGCAGGCCTTTTTGAAGAAATAAATTTCCCCTACCCAGTTGTCTCTGTAATTGGCGGCGGTAAAAGAGAGATTGAtctttatgcatattattttgGTGCTGACATGGCAGTTTTCTTTCTTGTTCTCATGTTCTATCAATCTATCCTAAAAAACAAGAGTGAATTCTTGGAAGTTTATCAGCTGGAAGAACAATTCCCTAAAGAGTTTGTTTTCATCCTAATGGTGAGAGCTCATCTTTCAGTTTACATGGTTATTATTGCACTTGAACGCTGTTGTACTTCTCTTTGCTTAGGTTTCTAATGCATGCTATTTTAATTTTGCAGATTCTCTTTTTCTTGATTGTAGTTGACCGCATTATATACTTGTGGTCATTTGCAACCGGAAAAGTTGTTTTCTATATTTTCAATCTTGTGCTCTTCACATACTCGGTCACTGAGTATGCCTGGGGAATGGAGCTAGCCCACAGGGATGTTGGAGGATTTGTTTTACGTGCCATCTACCTTACAAAATCAATTTCCCTTGCACTGCAGGCTTTGCAGATCAGATATGGTATCCCCAACAAAAGTAACTTGTATAGACAGTTTCTGACTAGCAAAGTAACACAAGTAAACTACTTGGGTTTCCGGCTATACCGAGCTTTACCGTTCTTGTATGAGCTTCGATGTGTTCTTGATTGGTCTTGCACGACTACATCATTAACAATGTATGATTGGCTTAAGGTACATATCAGTAGATCTGTTTTTGCAAGCATGTGGGTAATTCTGCCATAAATTTATTAGCATATAGGCGCCGAAGACTGGGCACTATAGTCTATGATGATTGATACTAATTTTTGTTTTTTTGGACCACCTGATCAGTTGGTACAACAATTAGGTTAAACACCAGTATGTTTTTACTTTGGTTAACCCATATAATCCTGTATGATGATTCTACTTTTGCCGTGCTGTGACTTTAGCATTTCATTTTTAGATATTGATTTTCGAACACTGCCGAGAGTAGTTGGATATGTGTGATATTGGTGATCTGTGTTGAATGGTTTAGTCTACTTCATCACAATTGTTTCTGTTTTGGTTGTTGTAGGCTTCTGAAGTCTGAACTTGTACTTGGAACCCTGCTTGGCAATTAGTTAGCCTATTCGTAGCCTCAGAATACATAATTAGTCCAAAAGTTCCTTGCTCACCTGATTCCGCTTATTTAAGGCTTCAGTTGGAGTCGGGCTTTGTCTTACTCAAATAAATATGGATATTAGCAGTTTCTCCTACATTTGTTTTTGTTCATGCGCTGTACGATAAAGTAAAAACAGCTTTTCTAGGAATCAGTTAGGTACAACGTTTGGTGGTACTAGTTATGCAGCATAATGTACCTTTTCACCATATTTCTTGTATTTAGCTTTTACACTAATGTGTTAATTGCTGTAATAGAGCAAATTTTGGCATCTGATATTTTTGTTCCTCTGCACAGTTGGAGGACATATATGCGAGCTTGTTCCTTGTGAAATGCGACACAATTTTAAATAGGGCAAATCATCAACACGGGGAAAAGcaaacaaaaatgacaaaattcTGTGGTGGGATATGCTTATTCTTCGTACTTATCTGTGTTATTTGGGCTCCAATGTTGGTACGTGAGTGCAATACCTTTCTAGAATAGTCACACTAATGTTATTCCAACCTCTTTGCACATGCAAAAATGCTGTGCGATTTTGGGTTTCACTCCCGCGAAAGAATTACTGCTTTTTCAAATGTGGATTGCGTGCTCAGGGGTGCGCGTCCACATGCTGTTAGGTTGAGACTAACTTTCAAAATTCATGGATATAGTGTCTGCTAGAAAATGTGAGACTGCACAATTTCATCCAAAATATCTCCATCTGTGGTTGTGCAGGAAAGAAGAGATAGTAAACACTACAAACTGCAATATTATTCATTTAGCTGTTTCTTGTGAGTACATTGTACCTAGCTTTGCTTGAAGCTTGTAAATACTTCTTTTTGAGTAAAATGCATCAAAGATCCAAAAAATATTGTTTGTGTGTCAGCTAGGTCCTATAAGTATAAAAATGCACATCTGGGTCCTAAAAGTGGATAAGTGGTTCACCGAGGTCCTATACAGCCCTGATTAGCTTTGACCTGCACGTGTGGCGGATTGACCACCACCATGTGGACAATATTTTTCACAAACCCCCCTAAAAGGTGGTGTCTTCTATTTTCGTGACCCATCTTTCTCTCTTCTAATTTTGTAGACCTGGTGCACGCGGCACGCCTTGCCTCGCTTGCCACCGTTCCTCCTGTAGGACAAAGTAGTGCTGGAACCCATCTCAAGTGTACATTAGCCCCGGTGTCTGACGAGGAGCCGTCACCCTTCATCTTGCGGATGTCAGCGAGGATGCCCACCACCGTTGGGAAGTGACCACTGCTGCCCTCCATCCTGGGAAGGGCACGATGCCGCCTCGTCGATCATGTCATCGGCGACGCGCATGCAGAACGGCATGCGCCACCGGCCACCCCACGGCCACCGCTGCACCACCATGCTTCGGCAATCCCGCCACCACACTCTGCAACCCCAGACACACATCACCTCACTTCAAAAACCCCGGATCCGTGCCATGGTCGTCGCCACGACTTCGACAGCGGAGATGAGTGGCAGAGTGGTGGCGGCGGAGAGGTGCAATCGCGCACGTGCTGGGCGGAGAGGAGATTGGCAGCTTCCCACCCATGCTGTCGCCCTCGCTCCCTGCTGCTTCATGGTGTCACTATCTCCACTAGAGCCACTACCATCGTCGAACTGTTGCCTCAGCGACGCCCTGGTCCAATTCCTTCTGGTAGGAGTAGCGCGACAACACGAGGAAGAGGATCCCTGATCAATTCTTTGTTCCGAGCTTTCCTCCGCCGAAATTTCTGCGTGTTCTACAACACCAGCCGCCTCCTTCTGTTGTTCATTGAGCAGCTGCTGGTGATCCTTCATTTCCACCACCAGATTCACCCACTCTGCCTCGTCTTCGCCTGCATGGGCCATGGTGTACCTTCCACCGCAACTGAAGCATCCCCAATTGCTTGCTTTGTTGGCAATAACTACGGTTCAAACGACGGTGGTGGTACAGCAGCACAGCGGTGATAGCGCTCGTGACTCCTTACCATCGTCGTTCGTGACCATGCCCTCCATCAAGAGTCTTGGCCGTTAGCGAGGTTGGCGCCCTGGAGCAGGGCAACAACTTAAAACTCCGTATCCGCCAGCTGAGGTGATGACAGAATGGTGGCAGCGGTGCACCCGGTGCTTCGCTGGGTACAAATCCATGGAATCGATCGTAGCTGGGGCCGCGATGGCAGAGGATGGGCCACGAAATTAGAATAGAGAATGTCTAGAGGCTGCATCACAAAGTACGTAGCATCGGTCAACACGTCACGCAGACAGGCAAGAGTTGGATAGGACCTGCGATGAATCACTTATCCACTTTTAGGATCCAGCTGACACACGCGGAATACTTTTAGGACCTCAATACATAGAAACACAAGCTTTGCGTTTTCTCGATTTGTTTTCGAGAAAACATAAAAACTTGCGTGTCGATGCATTGGTAGATAGAGAAAGAGTTCAGTACAAGCCCAGATGACCAACACCCCAAGTATGACGCTATGCGAGGCAACTAGGCAGTAGTTACCCCTGGAGGATCGTGTCAAGACCCACCGCACCTTGCCCTCTCCAACGACTGAGCCTTGGACTTGATCGTGTCGAGCAGAATGTCAGTGTTGGGTTTTGTGTTGTCGAATATGGCGGCGTTTCGATGCAAAATGGAGGCAGCAAATCTGGCAATTTTCAACTCCGGGCACCATGCACATGATATCCAGGGGCAATTTGCGTCAAGCAAGATAGGAAAACAAGGTGCTTCCTCTCCATTTTTGTTCCTGCATAGTCCCTGTTTTAACAGGAACGAGAAACCACGAAGAACAGGGCGTTGGCATCTATATTGATCAAAGGATGGAAGGTCTCAACCAAGAATTGAATTGCTCGGATCGAGCATGTACTACTCCAAGCGAAAATTGGAAGTTCCTCACCACTAAAAAGAAAGCAGGCCATGGCGGCTGTGGCTTCACTCCACTGGTTCACAGATCCACCAGGCCCTGGGCATGATCACCAAGGAGGCACCCTTGCGCTTCGCGGCCGAGGTGAACCGGGTGGTCTGCTGCCACCAATCAACAAAGTCGTAGTAGTGGATCGGACCAAGATAGAACTTCACGTCACAGGGTTCCCAAGAAAGGGCAACTGATGAGGAGGTGGCTCATGGTCTCCTCTGATTGGCAAAACAGACACCGCAGGTGGTGTTGCAGACCTCGTCTTGTGAGCGTCTTGGCAGTCTAGCAGCAGCTTTGGCAAGCAAGCAAAATGGAAAACCTGACCCTTGGGGCAGCCCAGGAGCGTCAGCTCAACCACCAAGATCTTGAGACAACAAATTTGGCGGAGTACTGGGGGTGTCCAACGCCAAACCAACACATCTGGCTCTGTCGTGAGGTGCACCCCGCGGGCCATCACCCAGAGCTGGATGTACTGCCAGAGGGCAAGTGGGCTGCccgccctcccccccccccccccccccctcccaatGTCAGTGATCTAGCGTTGGTCCACAAGCGGCTCCTGCACCGTGCGGGACGAGCAGTGGTTCCTTCTCGGGGATGGTTGCTTGCTGGTTACTGATGCTCGGAAAAAAAATCACTGCTCTACCTCTTTTTTCTTAGTGCAGGCCAGAAATGTTCATATTTTTCAGATGAAAATTTGCAGGTTCACATGTTATTCCATGAACATGTATATTTTTCTTTCACAATTCAGAACTTGAGGGTGCCTCAACACGATAGCATGTGTGGGTGCACCCCTGAGCATATCTACCGTTCTACCCTTTCTCAGCATCTGATGTTTGCACATTGCATGTCTGGTAGAAAGATGCATGTGTTTGGACCATGAGAATGCTGGTAACCTTTTATTCAGGGTGCCTACCCAGTCCTTCTAGTTAGCGTGCTTATCTATTATACATAGACTCAGCTGATTCTTTTCCAGTTACAAGTTACCACCATACTTGTGGATCCTCCCCTTGGTTGTATACTCATATTTACTTTTCTGTAGCCCTATAGTTCTTGGCAGAGCAACTGACACCTGCTTGCATTAGCAGCGTACGTGATACTGTGTACTGCTTGTGCGTTACTGTAGTATGTGGGTCTTATTCCATGGGTTGAGTATAATTTACTTACTTGGAGATAAGTGATTTATGTCGGATTGCATCTTATCTTTAGTTGTTTAGTCTGGTTTATCCATATATTGGATCTGCCAAGAGACAGTTCTAAATGAGGCACTGTTGTAATTTTCATTAACCATATGGTCTCATCATTTCATCGGTCCATTCTTTGCTGTAGTTACCCCACTATGAACTAAGGTTCACAACAGCTTTGCCATATGTAAATGTAAAGGAATAAATATTGTGGATATCTTGATTATGCTTTCCCCTATTGATCCTCTCCTCTTCTCTTTGTGGAAATGGTTTAATTAACCTCAGCCAGTTAAATATTTGTTCACGTGTCTGCACGAACTCTTACAAGCTCATTGGTGTTCTAAAGCTAATTTCCATATACAAATTTATATTTCAGATTTACAGCAGTGGCAATCCCACAAATATTGCTAATCCAATTATTGATGTAAGTGTTAAGATTGACATAAAGGCTCTTGGTGGAAGGCTAACATTTTTCCAAACAACTGCTTGTGAAAAGATACCTTGGAAGTATTTGAAGGCCTATAATGATGTTGATCCTCTAGATTACTTAGGGGCTTACAATGTTGAGGACATTCAGCTAATCTGTTGCCAACCTGATGCATCCACAATGTGGTTGGTACCTCCTCCAGTCCAAAGTAGATTCGTTCGATCCCTTGAAGAGacagaaatgatttttggaaagaTGGAACTTATTTTAAATTGGGATTTTCTCAGAGCTAGACCAAAAGGTAAGGAGTTAGTGAAATATGAATCACCCGTCGAGCAGTGCCCGAGTGTAGAGAATGTTAAGCAAGTGCTCAATGGATCTGCACACAGCTTGAGGATAACTGATGCTTACCCTAGGTACTTCCGGGTTACTGGATCAGGTGAAGTGCGGCGACTAGAGTCATCGGTACGCAACTGAATGCAGCCTTTTGTTTTCTTGTTACTTTTCCCGAAAAGAAGCTAAATAATTTTATCTGTTCATAAGTGTAGATAGATTCAGTAAGCGGTGAACTGCTCTTGAATAATGGCACTCCTCCTTGGTGGTCATTCTACGATACAAACCCATCAGATCTGGCAGGTTGTCAAGGGCAGAATGGTCCTATGGCAATCGTCGTGTCTGAGGAGACACCTCGTATGTATCTATCCATGTTTCTAAAATTACTTATTTGTTCTTGCTACACTTGTTCATACTGAAAAGCATTAGTGTTTATGAATATATTTTCAAGATCAGTGTTATTAGTAAAGTAAAGTTGATTTTATCTGTTATTGCTTTTCTGCTAACATTTATATATGTACTTTTA from Triticum urartu cultivar G1812 chromosome 3, Tu2.1, whole genome shotgun sequence encodes:
- the LOC125543974 gene encoding piezo-type mechanosensitive ion channel homolog isoform X1; the protein is MAWRTGGCAGRCLLPLLLLTASLLDWSLISLVNMVIFFAIRFVAPRRGFHNWRLYLLYWCTVIYSAVVILAQVTFHIIWGIEGKGWIVAHSWWAKLVGFARDQPWESPSVIYFLIIQLSAAVLSLVEVFGSRIHQDSCWLNFSFDIEQIGYHFRVACCLLLPAVQLIVSISHPSWISLPFFVFSCIGLVDWSLTSNFLGLFRWWRLLEIYSVFSILLLYIYQLRVKFPYVVVAFADFIGLFKVSSKSEWPELSSGISLLVYYFMLSSFKRDIQEMDSLMSLENDSLTEDLLPSRNAFLVRQSRTGRRHANVLLGGSVFRTFSINFFTYGFPVLLLALSLWSFNFTSICAFGLLAYVGYILYAFPSLFQMHRLNGSLLVFILFWAVSTYVFNVAFTFFNKRFQKDTIIWETIGLWHYSIPGLFLLAQFCLGVFVALCNLVNNSVFHYLTSEEGPSSSDDHLIDDKEDAMVLIVATLAWGLRKLSRAITLMLLFLLVMKPGFIHAVYMCFFLVFLVNHSINKRLRQFLVLFCEVHFSILYILQLDLVSNALECSGPLMMEVFSQLGLSSNAKTKDLVEIGSIICFCAVHSHGFKMLFALSAVLRHTPCPPVGFSILKAGLNKSVLLSVYSSQNSREGQVCHNLHEKKIASYLSKIGQKFLSMYRSYGTYVAFLTILLTLYLVTPNYISFGYLWFLLLWIIGRQLVEKTKRRLWFPLKVYAAVVFIFTYSLSISPLFARLVSKFVKLYPDLGFDPEASLLVNVWQSLSILVVMQLYSYERRQNSDKNFSVSDASVSGLLGFLRRLLIWHSEKILSVSVFYACLSSISLSGLVYLLGLIVFSTLPKVSRIPSKVYLVYTGLLAVSEYLFQMICKPAQMCPGQRLYGFAAFLGLKHYDSGLWGVEYGLRGKVLVIVACTIQYNVFHWLDLMPASLVHEGKWEEPCQLFISSDQSASLLNNREEIHSSNRFALLFSKVQGLVGSSLSSSLSSGNTYQTSEAVQNVTKGLDEDKRYSFAKMWGMSKESHKWDKQRIVSLKRERFDTQKSTFKSYIIFWMENLFKLRGLEINMIVLLLASFTLLNVVSMFYIMCLVACILMNRDLIQKLWPLFVSLFATVLVLEYFALWKDGMLWLQGVNDIEMRCHGCWKNSQIFFDYCSKCWLGLIADDPRMLVSYYVVFIFSSFKLRSDHFSGFSDSDTYRQMRSQRKNAFVWRDLSLETKSFWTFLDYVRLYAYCHLLDIVLALIAITGTLEYDFLHLGYLGFALVFFRMRLEILKKKNKIFKYLRMYNFAVIVLSLAYQSPYVGQFSSGKCDQIDYLYEIIGFYKYDYGFKITSRSAFVEIVIFLLVAVQSYIFSSGEFDYVSRYLEAEQIGAMVREQEKKALKKTEQLQHLRRSEEQKRQRNMQVERMKSEMYNLQSQLNTMNSFTPINNASCNEGLRRRRTTRLYSDIDAPLLDNEIGSPAAASQSFEFSVADTKRNIPDLLFPSSSDAPRSPIRGRSEEFMLADNAKNSVGSTSEIIELDECDIKLHPNLLKEEKERRQPKENPLKSAVQLIGDGVSQVQSFGNQAVTNIVSFLNIDPEESLSNEHPTEGSFYDVVENQRGTQDGQFLRTHSDSLGTAAESSASMPVGVIFRYIWYQMRSNYDYVCYCCFILVFLWNFSLLSMVYLGALFLYALCVNYGPSYLFWVIVLIYTELNILSQYIYQIIIQHCGLNIHLPLLQRLGFPDDKIKASFVVSILPLFLVYISTLLQSSITAKDGEWVPVTEFSFLSARNNIEEKFCIPYNWKDRVKSLHMPLMNLIRMFGRGLSRYWLSLTQGAESPPFFVQVTMEVKHWPEDGIQPERIESAINKVLVTAHEERCQSNSPSSCHSSSRVRIQSIERSKENPSMALAVLEVVYAAPTECQSAGWFKSLTPAADVEREIHDSQKAGLFEEINFPYPVVSVIGGGKREIDLYAYYFGADMAVFFLVLMFYQSILKNKSEFLEVYQLEEQFPKEFVFILMILFFLIVVDRIIYLWSFATGKVVFYIFNLVLFTYSVTEYAWGMELAHRDVGGFVLRAIYLTKSISLALQALQIRYGIPNKSNLYRQFLTSKVTQVNYLGFRLYRALPFLYELRCVLDWSCTTTSLTMYDWLKLEDIYASLFLVKCDTILNRANHQHGEKQTKMTKFCGGICLFFVLICVIWAPMLIYSSGNPTNIANPIIDVSVKIDIKALGGRLTFFQTTACEKIPWKYLKAYNDVDPLDYLGAYNVEDIQLICCQPDASTMWLVPPPVQSRFVRSLEETEMIFGKMELILNWDFLRARPKGKELVKYESPVEQCPSVENVKQVLNGSAHSLRITDAYPRYFRVTGSGEVRRLESSIDSVSGELLLNNGTPPWWSFYDTNPSDLAGCQGQNGPMAIVVSEETPQGIIGETLSKLSIWSLYITFVLAVARFIRLQCSDLRMRIPYENLPSCDRLLDICEGIYAARAEGELEVEEVLYWTLVNVYRSPHMLLEYTKPD
- the LOC125543974 gene encoding piezo-type mechanosensitive ion channel homolog isoform X4, translating into MPVYYVIHVQVSSFCRTGRRHANVLLGGSVFRTFSINFFTYGFPVLLLALSLWSFNFTSICAFGLLAYVGYILYAFPSLFQMHRLNGSLLVFILFWAVSTYVFNVAFTFFNKRFQKDTIIWETIGLWHYSIPGLFLLAQFCLGVFVALCNLVNNSVFHYLTSEEGPSSSDDHLIDDKEDAMVLIVATLAWGLRKLSRAITLMLLFLLVMKPGFIHAVYMCFFLVFLVNHSINKRLRQFLVLFCEVHFSILYILQLDLVSNALECSGPLMMEVFSQLGLSSNAKTKDLVEIGSIICFCAVHSHGFKMLFALSAVLRHTPCPPVGFSILKAGLNKSVLLSVYSSQNSREGQVCHNLHEKKIASYLSKIGQKFLSMYRSYGTYVAFLTILLTLYLVTPNYISFGYLWFLLLWIIGRQLVEKTKRRLWFPLKVYAAVVFIFTYSLSISPLFARLVSKFVKLYPDLGFDPEASLLVNVWQSLSILVVMQLYSYERRQNSDKNFSVSDASVSGLLGFLRRLLIWHSEKILSVSVFYACLSSISLSGLVYLLGLIVFSTLPKVSRIPSKVYLVYTGLLAVSEYLFQMICKPAQMCPGQRLYGFAAFLGLKHYDSGLWGVEYGLRGKVLVIVACTIQYNVFHWLDLMPASLVHEGKWEEPCQLFISSDQSASLLNNREEIHSSNRFALLFSKVQGLVGSSLSSSLSSGNTYQTSEAVQNVTKGLDEDKRYSFAKMWGMSKESHKWDKQRIVSLKRERFDTQKSTFKSYIIFWMENLFKLRGLEINMIVLLLASFTLLNVVSMFYIMCLVACILMNRDLIQKLWPLFVSLFATVLVLEYFALWKDGMLWLQGVNDIEMRCHGCWKNSQIFFDYCSKCWLGLIADDPRMLVSYYVVFIFSSFKLRSDHFSGFSDSDTYRQMRSQRKNAFVWRDLSLETKSFWTFLDYVRLYAYCHLLDIVLALIAITGTLEYDFLHLGYLGFALVFFRMRLEILKKKNKIFKYLRMYNFAVIVLSLAYQSPYVGQFSSGKCDQIDYLYEIIGFYKYDYGFKITSRSAFVEIVIFLLVAVQSYIFSSGEFDYVSRYLEAEQIGAMVREQEKKALKKTEQLQHLRRSEEQKRQRNMQVERMKSEMYNLQSQLNTMNSFTPINNASCNEGLRRRRTTRLYSDIDAPLLDNEIGSPAAASQSFEFSVADTKRNIPDLLFPSSSDAPRSPIRGRSEEFMLADNAKNSVGSTSEIIELDECDIKLHPNLLKEEKERRQPKENPLKSAVQLIGDGVSQVQSFGNQAVTNIVSFLNIDPEESLSNEHPTEGSFYDVVENQRGTQDGQFLRTHSDSLGTAAESSASMPVGVIFRYIWYQMRSNYDYVCYCCFILVFLWNFSLLSMVYLGALFLYALCVNYGPSYLFWVIVLIYTELNILSQYIYQIIIQHCGLNIHLPLLQRLGFPDDKIKASFVVSILPLFLVYISTLLQSSITAKDGEWVPVTEFSFLSARNNIEEKFCIPYNWKDRVKSLHMPLMNLIRMFGRGLSRYWLSLTQGAESPPFFVQVTMEVKHWPEDGIQPERIESAINKVLVTAHEERCQSNSPSSCHSSSRVRIQSIERSKENPSMALAVLEVVYAAPTECQSAGWFKSLTPAADVEREIHDSQKAGLFEEINFPYPVVSVIGGGKREIDLYAYYFGADMAVFFLVLMFYQSILKNKSEFLEVYQLEEQFPKEFVFILMILFFLIVVDRIIYLWSFATGKVVFYIFNLVLFTYSVTEYAWGMELAHRDVGGFVLRAIYLTKSISLALQALQIRYGIPNKSNLYRQFLTSKVTQVNYLGFRLYRALPFLYELRCVLDWSCTTTSLTMYDWLKLEDIYASLFLVKCDTILNRANHQHGEKQTKMTKFCGGICLFFVLICVIWAPMLIYSSGNPTNIANPIIDVSVKIDIKALGGRLTFFQTTACEKIPWKYLKAYNDVDPLDYLGAYNVEDIQLICCQPDASTMWLVPPPVQSRFVRSLEETEMIFGKMELILNWDFLRARPKGKELVKYESPVEQCPSVENVKQVLNGSAHSLRITDAYPRYFRVTGSGEVRRLESSIDSVSGELLLNNGTPPWWSFYDTNPSDLAGCQGQNGPMAIVVSEETPQGIIGETLSKLSIWSLYITFVLAVARFIRLQCSDLRMRIPYENLPSCDRLLDICEGIYAARAEGELEVEEVLYWTLVNVYRSPHMLLEYTKPD